The proteins below come from a single Asanoa ferruginea genomic window:
- a CDS encoding beta-L-arabinofuranosidase domain-containing protein: MPSLPLTRRGLLQATAATAVLSATGTALTSGQPAAATLVPPARSDIGVAAYPFDLGQVRLTTGRLLDNQTRTLTYLRFVDVDRLLYNFRANHRLATNGAAANGGWDAPSFPFRTHMQGHFLTAWAQAYAVLGDTTCRDKAAYLVAELAKCQANNGAAGFSSGYLSGFPESDFTALEARTLANGNVPYYCVHKTMAGLLDVWRHTGNTQARSVLLALAGWVDTRTARLSSSQMQAMLGTEFGGMNEVLTDLYQQTGDGRWLTAAQRFDHAAVFNPLAANSDQLAGLHANTQVPKWVGAAREYKATGVTRYRDIAGNAWNIAVGAHTYAIGGNSQAEHFRAPNAIAGYLTNDTCEHCNTYNMLKLTRELWLLDPNRVAYFDFYERALLNHLVGAQNPADSHGHITYFTPLRPGGRRGVGPAWGGGTWSTDYNSFWCCQGTGIETNTKLTDSIYFYNGTTLTVNLFVPSVLTWSQRGITVTQSTSYPASDTTTLTLAGAMSGSWSIRVRIPAWTSGATISVNGTTQSVSTTPGSYTTVTRTWAAGDVVTVRVPMRVTTQPANDNPNIVAIGYGPVVLCGNYGSATLSAPPALTASSITRTSATALAFTATANGSSVSLGPFHDAQGFNYAVYWNTGGGAGSVRLVNVGTGLVLGIQNMSTADGGLAVQWGDSGTADHNWIVVTDGDAVRFRNVNSGKVLGVENMSTVDNARVLQWADNGTADHRWQLLNNGDGTYRIRNVNSGKLLGIQGGSTAWGAQAVQDADNGTTDNRWRLVASA, translated from the coding sequence GTGCCATCTCTGCCTCTCACCCGCCGCGGTCTGCTCCAGGCCACCGCCGCCACCGCGGTGCTCTCCGCGACCGGCACCGCGTTGACGTCTGGACAACCGGCGGCGGCCACGCTGGTGCCACCGGCCCGTTCGGACATCGGTGTCGCCGCCTATCCGTTCGATCTCGGGCAGGTGCGCCTGACCACCGGGCGCCTGCTCGACAACCAGACCCGGACGCTCACCTATCTGCGCTTCGTCGACGTCGACCGGCTGCTCTACAACTTCCGCGCCAACCATCGCCTCGCCACCAACGGCGCCGCGGCCAACGGCGGCTGGGACGCGCCGTCGTTCCCCTTCCGGACCCACATGCAGGGGCACTTCCTCACAGCTTGGGCGCAGGCCTACGCCGTACTCGGCGACACCACCTGCCGCGACAAGGCCGCATACCTGGTCGCCGAGCTGGCCAAGTGCCAGGCCAACAACGGTGCCGCCGGGTTCTCCTCCGGCTACCTGTCGGGCTTCCCCGAGTCTGACTTCACCGCGCTCGAGGCACGCACGCTCGCCAACGGCAACGTGCCCTACTACTGCGTGCACAAGACCATGGCCGGCCTACTCGACGTCTGGCGCCACACCGGCAACACCCAGGCCCGCTCGGTGCTGCTCGCGCTGGCCGGCTGGGTCGACACCCGCACCGCCCGGCTGAGCTCCAGCCAGATGCAGGCGATGCTGGGCACCGAGTTCGGCGGCATGAACGAGGTGCTGACCGACCTCTACCAGCAGACCGGCGACGGACGCTGGCTGACCGCCGCACAGCGGTTCGACCACGCCGCCGTGTTCAACCCGCTGGCCGCCAACTCGGACCAGCTCGCCGGTCTGCACGCCAACACCCAGGTGCCCAAGTGGGTGGGCGCGGCCCGGGAATACAAGGCGACCGGCGTGACCCGCTACCGCGACATCGCCGGCAACGCGTGGAACATCGCGGTCGGCGCGCACACCTACGCCATCGGCGGCAACAGCCAGGCCGAGCATTTCCGTGCGCCGAACGCCATCGCCGGCTATCTCACCAACGACACCTGCGAGCACTGCAACACGTACAACATGCTGAAGTTGACCCGGGAGCTCTGGCTGCTGGACCCGAACCGGGTCGCCTACTTCGACTTCTACGAACGCGCCCTGCTCAACCACCTGGTTGGCGCGCAGAACCCGGCCGACAGCCACGGCCACATCACCTACTTCACCCCGCTGCGACCCGGCGGGCGCCGCGGCGTCGGGCCCGCGTGGGGCGGCGGCACCTGGAGCACGGACTACAACTCGTTCTGGTGCTGCCAGGGCACCGGTATCGAGACCAACACCAAGCTGACGGACTCGATCTACTTCTACAACGGCACCACGCTGACCGTTAACCTCTTCGTGCCGTCGGTGCTGACGTGGTCGCAACGCGGCATCACGGTGACCCAGAGCACGAGCTACCCGGCCAGCGACACCACCACGCTCACCCTGGCCGGTGCGATGAGCGGCTCATGGAGCATCCGGGTGCGGATCCCGGCATGGACCAGCGGCGCCACCATCAGCGTGAACGGCACGACCCAGAGCGTCAGCACGACACCGGGCAGCTATACCACCGTCACCCGGACCTGGGCCGCCGGCGACGTCGTCACCGTGCGCGTGCCGATGCGGGTCACCACGCAGCCGGCGAACGACAACCCCAACATCGTCGCCATCGGGTACGGCCCGGTCGTGCTCTGTGGCAACTACGGCAGCGCGACGCTCTCCGCTCCCCCGGCGTTGACCGCCTCGTCGATCACCCGAACCAGCGCCACCGCGCTGGCGTTCACCGCCACCGCCAACGGATCCAGCGTGAGTCTCGGTCCCTTCCATGACGCGCAGGGCTTCAACTACGCCGTCTACTGGAACACCGGCGGCGGTGCGGGCAGCGTCCGGTTGGTCAACGTCGGGACCGGGCTGGTCCTCGGCATCCAGAACATGTCGACCGCCGACGGCGGGCTCGCCGTGCAGTGGGGCGACAGCGGCACCGCCGACCACAACTGGATCGTCGTGACCGACGGCGACGCCGTCCGCTTCCGTAACGTCAACAGCGGCAAGGTCCTCGGTGTGGAGAACATGTCCACCGTGGACAACGCCCGTGTCCTCCAGTGGGCCGACAACGGCACCGCCGACCACCGCTGGCAACTGCTGAACAACGGCGACGGCACCTACCGCATCCGCAACGTCAACAGCGGCAAGCTCCTCGGCATCCAGGGCGGCTCGACGGCCTGGGGCGCGCAGGCCGTGCAGGACGCCGACAACGGCACCACCGACAACCGCTGGCGACTGGTGGCCAGCGCATGA
- a CDS encoding carbohydrate-binding protein encodes MSSVAHAEDGVDLTPGPHVVADPNSPTGYTGHFVYYNPTATSVRFVGDMLLRNWADPTDTTVYQPQQYRPGLMRGAGAYDVQMTNAGDGYWVTDVPLAAGPNQYWFYVNNNTSLWVADPANSPIYPPDGLTGTARRAFNRVNVPYDAEKQNYAPLAERVIANPRPDTPKGTWSYVPIQIGTATRTLGVYLPPGYDPNRAEPYKTIYLQHGSGQDQSDWLNMGSVPVIMDNLIADGQTEPAVIVTTNSQYMGSSPYTTNLEGIIIPFVQSHYNVSTDRMDRAFAGLSMGASMTINIINNNPLRFGYYGVFSWTPPPRTTTANIKQAYIYLGCGAWDNLNLCVTQAQLNALNGLVNYKFDKIAGGHDFNAWPQLFANFAKNYVWQRGAFVNGAPVFAAGGEAQSVDASQALSFEVAATDPDGDALTYSASGLPAGASFDPATRQFSWTPGFTQAGTYTVTFEASDGTRSYSLSATKDVTITVRDVPAPVAQTAPSISGAAEVNGVLTAEPGTWDVENTTFGYQWSADGQAIAGATSAKLVVTPGLSGKAVTVTVTASAAGRPDGSATSQPVAITAVAAWNSTAVYNTGDLVIYQGKLFQAGWWTQNQAPGDPSGSWEELAVTADGSTAWTASRTFNAGDQAYYDGKLYRAQWWTRNQTPGDPNGPWAEVVTTPAGAPNWTATTIYHAGDKVTYQGHVYQAQWWTRKVAPGVQSGPWKLIS; translated from the coding sequence ATGTCGAGCGTGGCGCACGCCGAGGACGGGGTCGACCTGACTCCGGGCCCGCACGTCGTCGCGGATCCCAACTCGCCGACTGGCTACACGGGACATTTCGTGTATTACAACCCGACCGCAACCAGTGTGCGGTTCGTCGGTGACATGCTGCTGCGCAACTGGGCGGATCCCACCGACACCACGGTCTACCAGCCCCAGCAGTACCGGCCGGGTCTGATGCGCGGTGCCGGCGCGTACGACGTGCAGATGACCAACGCCGGCGACGGCTACTGGGTCACCGACGTTCCCCTGGCGGCCGGCCCGAACCAGTACTGGTTCTACGTCAACAACAACACGAGCCTGTGGGTGGCCGACCCGGCGAACTCGCCGATCTACCCACCGGACGGCCTGACCGGCACCGCCCGGCGCGCGTTCAACAGGGTCAACGTGCCCTACGACGCGGAGAAGCAGAACTACGCGCCGCTGGCGGAGCGGGTGATCGCGAACCCGCGGCCGGACACACCGAAGGGCACCTGGAGCTACGTGCCCATCCAGATCGGCACGGCCACCCGCACGCTGGGCGTCTACCTCCCGCCGGGATATGACCCCAACCGCGCCGAGCCCTACAAGACGATCTACTTGCAACACGGCAGCGGTCAGGACCAGTCGGACTGGCTCAACATGGGCAGCGTGCCGGTCATCATGGACAACCTGATCGCCGACGGGCAGACCGAACCCGCGGTCATCGTGACGACGAACTCCCAGTACATGGGTTCTTCGCCGTACACGACCAACCTCGAGGGCATCATCATCCCGTTCGTGCAGAGCCACTACAACGTCTCGACGGACCGGATGGACAGGGCGTTCGCCGGCCTGTCGATGGGTGCGTCGATGACGATCAACATCATCAACAACAACCCACTGCGCTTCGGCTACTACGGCGTCTTCAGCTGGACCCCGCCGCCGCGCACGACCACCGCGAACATCAAGCAGGCCTACATCTACCTGGGCTGCGGTGCGTGGGACAACCTGAACCTCTGCGTGACGCAGGCCCAGCTCAACGCGCTCAACGGTCTGGTCAACTACAAGTTCGACAAGATCGCGGGTGGCCACGACTTCAACGCCTGGCCCCAGCTCTTCGCCAACTTCGCCAAGAACTACGTGTGGCAGCGGGGCGCGTTCGTCAACGGTGCCCCGGTGTTCGCGGCCGGTGGTGAGGCGCAGTCGGTCGACGCGAGCCAGGCGCTGTCGTTCGAGGTGGCGGCGACGGATCCCGACGGTGACGCGCTGACCTACTCGGCCAGCGGGCTGCCGGCCGGTGCGAGTTTCGACCCCGCGACGCGGCAGTTCTCGTGGACTCCTGGTTTCACGCAGGCCGGCACCTACACCGTCACCTTCGAGGCGAGCGACGGCACGAGGTCCTACAGCCTGTCGGCCACCAAGGACGTCACCATCACGGTCCGGGATGTGCCGGCGCCGGTGGCCCAGACGGCACCGTCCATCAGCGGCGCCGCCGAGGTGAACGGGGTCCTGACCGCCGAACCCGGCACGTGGGACGTCGAGAACACCACGTTCGGCTACCAATGGTCGGCCGATGGCCAGGCGATCGCCGGTGCCACCAGTGCCAAGCTGGTGGTGACGCCGGGCCTGTCCGGCAAGGCGGTCACGGTCACCGTGACGGCGAGCGCCGCCGGTCGTCCGGACGGCAGCGCCACGTCCCAGCCGGTCGCCATCACGGCGGTCGCGGCCTGGAACTCGACGGCCGTCTACAACACCGGCGATCTGGTCATCTACCAGGGGAAGCTCTTCCAGGCCGGCTGGTGGACGCAGAACCAGGCGCCGGGCGACCCGTCCGGTTCGTGGGAGGAACTGGCCGTGACGGCGGACGGGTCCACGGCGTGGACGGCGTCGCGCACCTTCAACGCCGGTGACCAGGCCTACTACGACGGCAAGCTCTACCGGGCACAGTGGTGGACCCGCAACCAGACCCCTGGGGACCCGAACGGGCCCTGGGCCGAGGTCGTGACGACGCCCGCCGGCGCGCCCAATTGGACCGCGACCACGATTTACCACGCCGGTGACAAGGTCACCTATCAAGGCCACGTCTACCAGGCGCAATGGTGGACACGAAAGGTGGCCCCCGGGGTCCAGAGTGGCCCCTGGAAGCTGATCTCGTAG
- a CDS encoding putative Ig domain-containing protein yields the protein MSSVAHAEDGVDLTPGPHVIADPSSPTGYTGHFVYYNPTATSVRFVGDMLLRNWADPTDTTVYQPQQYRPGMMRGGGGYDVPMTNAGDGYWVTDVPLAAGANQYWFYVDNNTNLWVSDPANSPIYAPDGLTGTARRAFNKVFVPYDAEKQNFAPLAARQIELLRPNAPHGTWSYVPIQIGTTTRTVGVYVPPGYDPNRAEPYKTIYMQHGGGQDQSDWMNMGDVPVIMDNLLQDGLTEPAVVITTNTNYLGSSAQGYPNLRDVVIPFVESNYHVSTQAKDRAFAGLSAGAAVTSNLINFDATKFGYYGVWSGGVGVRNTTANLGVPYILFGGGAWDFGLPNPNQVAALTNANVKNVVVAGAHDFNTWNQLFTTFARDYLWQRGAFVNGAPAFATGGESQSVDENRTLKFAVSATDPDGDALTYSADGLPAGATFDPATRQFSWTPGYNQAGTYTVTFKASDGTKSYSLSGTKQVTITVRDVPAWSSSTVYTEGNQVSYHGSTWLASWWTQNQTPGDPYGPWQELLVAGDGTAIWTPTRIFVSGDVVVYQGKRYVAQWWTRNQRPETPYGPWRLAS from the coding sequence ATGTCGAGCGTGGCGCACGCCGAGGACGGGGTGGACCTGACTCCGGGCCCGCATGTCATCGCGGACCCGAGCTCGCCGACGGGTTACACAGGGCATTTCGTGTACTACAACCCGACCGCGACCAGTGTGCGGTTCGTCGGTGACATGCTGCTGCGCAACTGGGCGGACCCCACCGACACCACGGTCTACCAGCCACAGCAATACCGCCCCGGCATGATGCGCGGTGGCGGCGGCTACGACGTGCCGATGACGAACGCGGGCGACGGTTACTGGGTGACCGACGTGCCCCTCGCCGCGGGCGCGAACCAGTATTGGTTCTATGTGGACAACAACACGAACCTGTGGGTGAGTGACCCGGCGAACTCGCCGATCTACGCACCGGACGGCCTGACCGGCACCGCCCGGCGTGCGTTCAACAAGGTCTTCGTGCCCTACGACGCGGAGAAGCAGAACTTCGCGCCGCTGGCCGCGCGGCAGATCGAGCTCCTCCGGCCGAACGCGCCGCACGGCACGTGGAGCTACGTGCCGATCCAGATCGGCACGACCACGCGGACGGTTGGCGTCTACGTCCCGCCCGGCTACGACCCGAACCGGGCCGAGCCCTACAAGACGATCTACATGCAGCACGGCGGCGGCCAGGACCAGTCCGACTGGATGAACATGGGCGACGTGCCGGTAATCATGGACAACCTGCTCCAGGACGGCCTCACCGAGCCCGCGGTCGTCATCACCACGAACACCAACTACCTCGGCAGCTCCGCACAGGGTTACCCCAACCTGCGCGACGTCGTGATCCCGTTCGTCGAGAGCAACTACCACGTCTCGACGCAGGCGAAGGACCGGGCGTTCGCCGGCCTGTCGGCGGGCGCGGCGGTCACCTCCAACCTCATCAACTTCGACGCGACGAAGTTCGGCTACTACGGGGTGTGGAGCGGTGGCGTCGGCGTCCGCAACACCACGGCGAACCTCGGCGTGCCCTACATCCTCTTCGGTGGCGGGGCATGGGACTTCGGGTTGCCCAACCCCAACCAGGTGGCCGCGCTGACCAACGCCAACGTGAAGAACGTCGTGGTCGCCGGTGCACACGACTTCAACACCTGGAACCAGCTGTTCACCACCTTCGCGCGCGACTACCTGTGGCAGCGGGGGGCGTTCGTCAACGGCGCACCGGCGTTCGCCACCGGCGGTGAGTCGCAGTCGGTCGACGAGAACCGGACGCTGAAGTTCGCCGTCTCGGCGACGGATCCTGACGGTGACGCGCTGACCTACTCGGCCGACGGCCTACCGGCGGGTGCGACCTTCGACCCGGCGACGCGGCAGTTCTCGTGGACCCCGGGCTACAACCAGGCGGGCACCTACACGGTCACCTTCAAGGCCAGCGACGGCACGAAGTCATACAGCCTGTCGGGGACCAAGCAGGTGACGATCACCGTGCGGGACGTGCCGGCCTGGAGCTCGTCGACGGTCTACACCGAGGGCAACCAGGTGAGCTACCACGGTTCGACCTGGCTGGCCTCGTGGTGGACGCAGAACCAGACTCCGGGCGATCCCTACGGACCGTGGCAGGAGCTGCTGGTCGCCGGTGACGGCACCGCGATCTGGACGCCGACGCGCATCTTCGTGAGCGGGGATGTCGTCGTCTACCAGGGCAAGCGCTACGTGGCGCAGTGGTGGACCCGCAACCAGCGGCCCGAGACACCTTACGGACCTTGGCGGCTCGCGTCGTAA
- a CDS encoding LacI family DNA-binding transcriptional regulator translates to MAATMHDVARVAGVSVKTVSNVINDYPYVRDATRERVRSAIAALDYRPNLSARGLRSGKTGVIGLAIPELRQNYFAELADAVIRAAERRNVAVLVDQTGATREGEIAVLAGHRLRLTDGLLFSPEQLGQDDIALLQVPFPLVLLGERMFDGPTDHVTMHNVGSARAATEHLLEIGRRRIAVIGAHPTHQDDIRSANLRVRGYREALAAAGIPYDPALVRVAAPWHRENGAAAMRDLLAAGVEFDAVFTFNDTLGLGALRTLGQAGVRVPEDVAVIGLDNIDEARFSVPSMSSVDPGRDQIAEVAVDLLIERINEKGDPAPPRQILADFRVAARESTGFVDPEPGIASAVSPSVLAEPAEGS, encoded by the coding sequence ATGGCCGCCACCATGCACGACGTCGCGCGCGTCGCCGGGGTATCGGTCAAGACGGTTTCCAACGTCATCAACGACTATCCATACGTGCGCGATGCGACCCGCGAACGGGTGCGCTCGGCGATCGCGGCGCTGGACTACCGGCCCAACCTCTCGGCGCGCGGGCTGCGTTCAGGCAAGACCGGGGTCATCGGGCTCGCGATCCCGGAGCTGCGGCAGAACTACTTCGCCGAGCTCGCCGACGCCGTCATCCGGGCGGCGGAGCGGCGCAACGTGGCGGTGCTCGTCGATCAGACCGGAGCCACGCGGGAAGGCGAGATCGCGGTGCTGGCCGGGCACCGGCTGCGGCTGACCGACGGGCTCCTCTTCAGTCCCGAGCAGCTCGGGCAAGACGACATCGCGCTGCTCCAGGTGCCGTTCCCGCTGGTGCTGCTCGGCGAGCGGATGTTCGACGGCCCCACCGACCACGTCACCATGCACAACGTGGGCTCGGCCCGCGCGGCCACCGAGCACCTGCTCGAGATCGGCCGCCGGCGCATCGCGGTGATCGGCGCGCACCCGACCCATCAAGACGACATCCGGTCGGCGAACCTTCGCGTACGCGGCTACCGGGAGGCCCTGGCCGCGGCCGGCATCCCCTACGACCCGGCGCTCGTGCGGGTCGCCGCACCGTGGCATCGCGAGAACGGCGCCGCCGCGATGCGCGACCTGCTGGCCGCCGGTGTCGAGTTCGACGCCGTGTTCACGTTCAACGACACGCTCGGGCTGGGCGCCCTCCGCACGCTGGGGCAGGCCGGAGTCCGGGTCCCGGAAGACGTCGCGGTGATCGGGCTCGACAACATCGACGAGGCCCGCTTCTCGGTCCCGTCGATGTCGAGCGTCGACCCGGGCCGGGACCAGATCGCGGAGGTCGCCGTCGACCTGTTGATCGAGCGGATCAACGAGAAGGGCGACCCGGCGCCGCCGCGGCAGATCCTGGCCGACTTCCGGGTCGCGGCGCGCGAGTCCACGGGATTCGTGGACCCGGAGCCCGGCATCGCGTCGGCTGTGAGCCCGTCTGTCCTGGCGGAACCGGCGGAGGGTTCGTAG
- a CDS encoding ABC transporter substrate-binding protein translates to MKTKQVLAASLALLLTGAIAACGGDGDGDGGAAQKPTNCTNKISKPDAPVVTLWAWYPNTQLVVDNFNNAHDDVQVCWTNAGAGGDEYDKFQTAVTAGKGAPDVVMLEADRIATFQVQKALVDLTDKGYQDVKANFSDGAWKDLSVGSGVYGAPIDGGPMGMIYRKDIFDKYQITPPTTWAEYEAAAQKVKDAGGPLFGDFPANQPAYVTALLYQNGAQPFTYDPANKGEISIKLNDDASKKVLDYWAGLVKKGLVGKQDQFTPEYIAGVIGGKYGTYLSAAWAPGYLQGAGVGKGADAKVWATAPLPQWDPANPVSVNWGGSAFSVTTQAKDPALAAKVAFGVYADDASLKDGWTNQIIFPLNLKVLKDPAFVDAKVAFFDGQQANKEVYVPAANAYKGMTYTPIGQYFYTAFTKQIAAINDGSKTGSEAADALQEDVVKYAKEQGLTVK, encoded by the coding sequence GTGAAGACGAAGCAAGTCCTCGCTGCGTCGCTGGCCCTCTTGCTGACAGGCGCGATTGCGGCATGCGGCGGCGACGGCGACGGCGACGGTGGCGCCGCCCAGAAACCGACGAACTGCACCAACAAGATCTCCAAGCCCGACGCCCCGGTCGTGACGCTCTGGGCGTGGTACCCGAACACGCAGCTCGTGGTCGACAACTTCAACAACGCGCACGACGATGTCCAGGTCTGCTGGACGAACGCGGGCGCCGGCGGCGACGAATACGACAAGTTCCAGACGGCGGTCACCGCCGGCAAGGGCGCTCCCGACGTCGTCATGCTGGAGGCGGACCGGATCGCGACCTTCCAGGTGCAGAAGGCCCTCGTGGACCTCACCGACAAGGGCTACCAGGACGTCAAGGCCAACTTCAGCGACGGCGCCTGGAAGGACCTCTCGGTCGGCTCGGGCGTCTACGGCGCACCGATCGACGGTGGGCCGATGGGCATGATCTACCGCAAGGACATCTTCGACAAATACCAGATCACCCCTCCGACCACCTGGGCCGAGTACGAGGCGGCGGCGCAGAAGGTCAAGGATGCCGGCGGGCCGCTGTTCGGTGACTTCCCGGCGAACCAGCCGGCCTATGTCACGGCGTTGCTCTACCAGAACGGCGCGCAGCCGTTCACGTACGACCCCGCCAACAAGGGTGAGATCAGCATCAAGCTGAACGACGACGCCAGCAAGAAGGTGCTCGACTACTGGGCCGGGCTGGTCAAGAAGGGCCTGGTCGGCAAGCAGGACCAGTTCACGCCCGAATACATCGCGGGTGTGATCGGCGGCAAGTACGGCACCTACCTGTCGGCGGCATGGGCACCGGGTTACCTACAGGGTGCGGGCGTGGGCAAGGGTGCCGACGCGAAGGTGTGGGCCACGGCCCCGCTGCCGCAGTGGGACCCGGCCAACCCGGTCTCGGTCAACTGGGGCGGCTCCGCCTTCTCGGTGACCACCCAGGCGAAGGACCCGGCGCTCGCGGCCAAGGTCGCGTTCGGGGTCTACGCCGACGACGCGTCGCTCAAGGACGGCTGGACGAACCAGATCATCTTCCCGCTCAACCTCAAGGTGCTGAAGGACCCGGCGTTCGTCGACGCCAAGGTCGCCTTCTTCGACGGCCAGCAGGCCAACAAGGAGGTGTACGTCCCGGCGGCCAACGCCTACAAGGGCATGACCTACACGCCGATCGGACAGTACTTCTACACGGCGTTCACGAAGCAGATCGCCGCGATCAACGACGGGTCCAAGACCGGGTCCGAGGCCGCGGACGCGCTACAGGAAGACGTCGTGAAGTACGCGAAAGAGCAAGGGCTGACCGTCAAGTGA
- a CDS encoding carbohydrate ABC transporter permease — MTASTSGAVPTRKRRRRTNLRQNVAGWLFVGPFGIVFLALLVLPIGYALYLSLFQKTLMTGTTFAGFDNYLKAFDDPSFLKGLWFVLRFSLVLIPIQMAISLAIALILDTVTSKFARFSRLMIFLPYAIPTVIGALMWGFLYSRNFGPIADVFGAFGAAGPDFLSNNLIFYGLLNVVTWQWAGYYMIILYAALQGIDPTLYEAARIDGASGWQIITKIKIRLLTPALVLILVFALIGTLQFFNEPKILQQLAAGAIPDDFTPNMYAYQQAFTLANPNYSSTISFALGAVVFLCVYIFMFATRKRGNFLS, encoded by the coding sequence ATGACCGCCTCAACCAGCGGCGCCGTGCCAACGAGGAAACGACGCCGACGCACGAACTTACGGCAGAACGTGGCCGGCTGGCTCTTCGTCGGGCCCTTCGGCATTGTCTTCCTCGCCCTGCTCGTGCTCCCGATCGGCTACGCGCTCTACCTGAGCCTGTTCCAGAAGACGCTGATGACCGGCACCACTTTCGCCGGCTTCGACAACTACCTGAAGGCGTTCGACGACCCGTCGTTCCTCAAGGGACTCTGGTTCGTGCTCCGGTTCTCGCTGGTGCTCATCCCGATCCAGATGGCCATCTCGTTGGCCATCGCGCTGATCCTCGACACGGTGACGAGCAAGTTCGCCCGGTTCTCGCGCCTCATGATCTTCCTGCCCTACGCGATCCCCACGGTGATCGGCGCCCTGATGTGGGGGTTCCTCTACAGCCGGAACTTCGGACCCATCGCCGACGTCTTCGGCGCCTTCGGTGCGGCCGGACCGGACTTCCTCAGCAACAATCTCATCTTCTACGGCCTGCTGAACGTGGTGACCTGGCAATGGGCCGGGTACTACATGATCATCCTGTACGCCGCGCTCCAGGGCATCGATCCGACCCTCTACGAGGCCGCCCGCATCGACGGCGCCTCCGGTTGGCAGATCATCACCAAGATCAAGATCCGGTTGCTCACACCGGCGCTGGTCCTGATCCTCGTGTTCGCCCTCATCGGAACGCTCCAGTTCTTCAACGAACCGAAGATCCTTCAGCAACTCGCCGCCGGCGCCATCCCGGATGACTTCACACCGAACATGTACGCGTATCAGCAGGCGTTCACGCTGGCGAACCCCAACTACAGCTCGACGATCTCGTTCGCGCTGGGCGCCGTGGTGTTCCTCTGCGTCTACATCTTCATGTTCGCCACCCGCAAGCGAGGGAACTTCCTGTCATGA
- a CDS encoding carbohydrate ABC transporter permease, which yields MSANHTERRRPRRTPRHIPLHLVLAALVIYFLIPFWWVVVNSSKDSAALFGGTSALWFAPNIDYVENLKQLFTYNGGLYARWLANSALYAFAGGIGATVLSVLAGYGFAKYSFVGRRAGFSILLGAVMVPATALVIPTFILFSQAGLTDTIWAVILPTLLNPFGVFLVNLFVRDAVPDELLDAARVDGAGEFRTFVKVALPLMRPVIVTVLLLSVVSSWNNYFLPLAMLVDNRLFPVTVGIGLWQSTASTYGAAGTNLWSIIILGSLVSIIPLIIAFLSLQRYWRGGLTVGSLK from the coding sequence ATGAGTGCCAACCACACCGAGCGCAGGCGACCTCGCCGGACACCGAGGCACATCCCGCTGCATCTCGTGCTCGCGGCGCTGGTGATCTACTTCCTGATCCCCTTCTGGTGGGTCGTCGTGAACAGCTCGAAGGACTCGGCCGCGCTGTTCGGCGGCACCAGCGCCCTCTGGTTCGCCCCCAACATCGACTACGTCGAGAATCTCAAGCAGCTCTTCACCTACAACGGCGGGCTCTACGCGCGCTGGCTGGCCAACTCGGCCCTCTACGCGTTCGCCGGCGGCATCGGGGCGACGGTGCTGTCGGTGCTCGCCGGATACGGTTTCGCGAAATACAGCTTCGTCGGCCGCCGTGCCGGGTTCTCGATCCTGCTCGGCGCGGTCATGGTGCCGGCCACCGCGCTGGTCATCCCGACCTTCATCCTGTTCTCCCAGGCGGGGCTGACCGACACGATCTGGGCGGTGATCCTGCCGACCCTGCTCAACCCGTTCGGTGTGTTCCTGGTGAACCTGTTCGTGCGTGACGCGGTGCCCGACGAGCTCCTGGATGCCGCACGCGTGGACGGTGCGGGAGAGTTCCGGACGTTCGTCAAGGTCGCGCTGCCGCTCATGCGGCCGGTGATCGTCACGGTGCTGCTGCTGTCGGTCGTGTCGTCGTGGAACAACTACTTCCTGCCGCTGGCGATGCTCGTGGACAACCGGCTCTTCCCGGTGACGGTCGGGATCGGACTCTGGCAGTCGACCGCGTCCACCTACGGCGCCGCGGGAACCAACCTGTGGAGCATCATCATCCTCGGCTCGTTGGTGTCGATCATCCCGCTGATCATCGCGTTCCTCTCGCTTCAGCGGTACTGGCGAGGAGGGCTGACCGTTGGCTCCCTGAAGTAG